The proteins below are encoded in one region of Aquisphaera giovannonii:
- a CDS encoding PAS domain-containing hybrid sensor histidine kinase/response regulator — MSVAGKRLRGPWREPPPALSAFFPQGGEPETAELDCGPQAGEQGMGPRDGRTGQASLAVVLASIALGLLVESLLGPDWTAAFLCLGAVAGVLKRVPRPAPIVAAAMALAANTWLLPSAAARAYLALAPGIRLVIWCLEGLLINWLLVRLVERASGDRAAAGQPSGAMGADEIDESSLRRLMESSSRSQEQLRLMVESIGEFAIIMLTPEGRVASWNIGAARILGYHASEIIGRDHSEFFVAEDVARQVPGRLIAAAEQDGTLEAEGWRRRKDGSRLWASVGVSPMRNDEGEILGFATVVRDVTEKRDAEQALLRSKDDLEVRVRDRTAELAAANAALEAEVAERIQAERVLQQQSLVLRSILDSIGDAVIVAEGDGKPLTFNASARALFGVGERPLTAEDWLGLDMLKVAESAGAPGAGTARERPLGLALRGQRVDDLEITLKTAGGGPVRWLLANSRGLRRPAGESRGAVVAFRDITERRRQAEEVRAAKETAERACRARDQFLAMLSHELRTPLTPILLATSSLLEREGLAAELGSSLELIHRNARLEARLIDDLLDLTRATTGRLSLVMSRADVHRAIRLAAEVCRPAIEDCGVELRLELEATLPEMMGDPARLQQVFWNLIKNAVKFTPEGGRVTIRTRNVAGPEGGPPRFEAEVIDTGIGIDPARLPTIFTPFASKPADQRRFGGLGLGLAISRSVVEAHGGHLACSSGGEGRGATFTVRFETCEAAAAGDAPQEVPGASLDDASAAGGLAILLVEDNRDTLHYLSKVLGECGHVVNPAGDYRTARRLAEACAFDLVISDIDLPDGTGLDLMRELTDRSPTAGIALSGFGSAEDVAMSLRSGFSEHLTKPIEVGKLHEAIRRVAKAKFGGRLGSAEAPPQTHGPTAPPGDGRGRAAAPAASPRVCFDSLQQTGR, encoded by the coding sequence ATGAGCGTCGCCGGGAAACGTCTCCGCGGCCCATGGCGCGAACCGCCGCCGGCCCTCTCGGCCTTCTTCCCGCAGGGGGGAGAACCGGAGACCGCGGAACTGGACTGCGGACCGCAGGCGGGCGAGCAAGGTATGGGGCCGCGGGACGGCCGGACCGGGCAGGCCTCGCTGGCCGTCGTCCTCGCCTCCATCGCGCTGGGATTGCTCGTGGAATCCCTTCTGGGGCCCGACTGGACGGCCGCCTTCCTGTGCCTCGGAGCGGTCGCGGGCGTCCTGAAGCGAGTGCCCCGCCCCGCGCCGATCGTTGCCGCGGCGATGGCCTTGGCCGCGAACACGTGGCTCCTGCCTTCCGCGGCCGCGAGGGCCTACCTGGCGCTCGCCCCGGGGATTCGGCTCGTCATCTGGTGCCTCGAAGGCCTGCTCATCAACTGGCTGCTGGTCCGGCTGGTCGAGCGGGCGAGCGGCGATCGGGCCGCGGCAGGCCAGCCGTCGGGCGCGATGGGGGCCGACGAGATCGACGAGTCCTCGCTCCGCCGCCTGATGGAGTCGTCGAGCCGCAGCCAGGAGCAGTTGCGGCTGATGGTCGAGAGCATCGGCGAATTCGCGATCATCATGCTCACGCCCGAGGGGCGGGTCGCGAGCTGGAACATCGGGGCCGCGCGGATCCTGGGATATCATGCGTCCGAGATCATCGGGCGGGACCACTCGGAGTTCTTCGTCGCCGAGGACGTGGCCCGGCAGGTCCCCGGCCGGCTGATCGCGGCCGCCGAGCAGGACGGGACGTTGGAAGCCGAGGGGTGGCGCCGGCGAAAGGATGGCTCCAGGCTCTGGGCCTCCGTCGGGGTGTCGCCCATGCGGAACGACGAGGGCGAGATCCTTGGATTCGCCACCGTCGTCCGCGACGTGACCGAGAAGCGGGACGCGGAGCAGGCGCTCCTCAGGTCCAAGGACGACCTGGAGGTCCGGGTCCGCGATCGGACGGCGGAGCTCGCCGCCGCGAACGCGGCCCTCGAGGCGGAGGTGGCCGAGCGGATCCAGGCGGAGCGGGTGCTCCAGCAGCAGTCGCTGGTCCTCCGGTCGATCCTCGACAGCATCGGCGACGCCGTGATCGTGGCGGAGGGGGACGGCAAGCCCCTGACCTTCAACGCCTCGGCCCGGGCGCTCTTCGGCGTGGGCGAGCGGCCCCTGACGGCCGAGGACTGGCTGGGCCTGGACATGCTCAAGGTCGCGGAATCCGCGGGGGCGCCGGGCGCGGGGACGGCCCGCGAACGTCCCCTGGGCCTGGCCCTCCGCGGCCAGCGGGTGGACGACCTCGAGATCACGCTCAAGACGGCCGGCGGGGGACCCGTGCGGTGGCTCCTGGCGAACTCGCGCGGGCTTCGCCGACCGGCCGGGGAAAGCCGGGGGGCCGTCGTGGCCTTCCGCGACATCACCGAGCGTCGACGGCAGGCCGAGGAGGTTCGAGCCGCCAAGGAGACGGCCGAGCGGGCGTGCCGGGCACGGGACCAGTTCCTGGCGATGCTCAGCCACGAGCTGCGGACGCCGTTGACCCCCATCCTGCTCGCCACGTCCAGCCTCCTCGAGAGGGAAGGCCTGGCGGCCGAGCTCGGCTCGTCGCTGGAGCTCATCCACCGCAACGCGAGGCTCGAGGCCCGGCTCATCGACGACCTGCTGGACCTCACCCGGGCGACGACGGGCCGGCTGTCGCTGGTGATGTCCCGCGCGGACGTCCACCGCGCCATCCGCCTCGCGGCCGAGGTGTGCCGGCCCGCGATCGAGGACTGCGGCGTGGAACTCCGCCTCGAGCTGGAGGCGACGCTCCCGGAGATGATGGGGGATCCCGCGCGCCTCCAGCAGGTGTTCTGGAACCTCATCAAGAACGCCGTCAAGTTCACGCCGGAGGGCGGCCGCGTCACGATCCGGACCCGCAACGTGGCGGGCCCGGAGGGAGGCCCCCCGCGCTTCGAGGCCGAGGTCATCGACACCGGCATCGGCATCGACCCCGCACGCCTGCCGACGATCTTCACGCCCTTCGCGTCCAAGCCCGCGGACCAGCGCCGCTTCGGGGGGCTGGGGCTGGGGCTGGCCATCAGCCGCTCAGTCGTCGAGGCCCACGGCGGCCATCTCGCCTGCTCCAGCGGCGGGGAGGGCCGGGGCGCCACGTTCACGGTCCGCTTCGAGACTTGCGAGGCCGCGGCGGCGGGAGACGCCCCGCAAGAAGTGCCCGGGGCCAGCCTCGACGATGCCTCCGCGGCGGGCGGGCTCGCCATCCTGCTGGTGGAGGACAATCGGGACACGCTGCACTACCTGTCCAAGGTGCTCGGGGAATGCGGCCACGTCGTCAACCCGGCAGGCGACTATCGCACCGCGAGGAGGCTGGCGGAGGCCTGCGCCTTCGACCTGGTCATCAGCGACATCGACCTGCCCGACGGGACCGGGCTGGACCTGATGCGGGAGTTGACCGACAGGTCTCCGACGGCGGGCATCGCATTGAGCGGATTCGGGTCGGCCGAGGACGTGGCCATGAGCCTCCGGTCGGGCTTCTCGGAGCACCTCACCAAGCCCATCGAGGTGGGCAAGCTGCACGAGGCCATCCGCCGGGTGGCCAAGGCGAAATTCGGGGGCCGGCTCGGTTCGGCGGAGGCCCCGCCGCAAACCCACGGGCCCACGGCGCCCCCGGGCGACGGGCGGGGCCGGGCCGCCGCTCCCGCCGCGTCGCCGCGTGTCTGCTTCGATTCGCTCCAACAGACGGGGAGGTAA